From one Esox lucius isolate fEsoLuc1 chromosome 11, fEsoLuc1.pri, whole genome shotgun sequence genomic stretch:
- the LOC105027496 gene encoding RNA-binding protein with serine-rich domain 1: MAPSPTKRKEEEKSKDRGKEKPATKDGGAKERGREKGRKRRSASTGSSSSSTSSSSSGSSSGSSSGSSSSGTSRSGSSRSSSSSSSSSSGSPDPGRRRHDNRRRSRSASKTQKKGDDKERRRRSPSPKPTKVHLGRLTRNVTKDHIQEIFATYGKIKMIDMPVERLHPHLSRGYAYVEYETPEEAQKALKYMDGGQIDGQEITASAVLTPRIRPPPRRPSPPRRMPPPPPMWRRTPPRMRRRSRSPRRRSPVRRRSRSRSPGRRRHRSRSSSNSSR; encoded by the exons at GGCGCCGTCACCTACAAAGcgaaaggaggaggaaaagtCAAAGGACAGGGGGAAAGAGAAGCCTGCCACTAAGGACGGGGGAGccaaagagagaggcagagagaagggtCGGAAACGACGCAGCGCTTCCACTGGTAGCAGCAGCAG CTCCACATCCAGCAGTAGCTCTGGCTCCAGTTCCGGTTCGTCCAGCGGCTCCAGTTCCTCTGGCACCAGCCGCTCTGGGTCCTCCCGCTCTAGCTCGTCCAGCTCATCTAGCTCCTCCGGGTCGCCAGATCCTGGCCGTCGTCGCCATGACAACCGCCGCCGTTCCCGCTCTGC GTCCAAAACACAGAAGAAGGGAGATGACAAGGAGCGAAGGAggaggagcccaagtcccaagCCCACCAAAGTACACTTAGGTAGACTGACTAGAAATGTGACTAAG GATCACATCCAGGAGATCTTTGCCACCTACGGCAAGATCAAGATGATTGACATGCCAGTGGAGAGGCTCCACCCACACCTGTCCCGGGGCTACGCCTACGTGGAGTATGAGACTCCAGAGGAGGCCCAAAAGGCCCTTAAATACATGGATGGAG GTCAGATTGATGGTCAGGAGATCACAGCCTCTGCCGTGCTGACTCCAAGAATACGCCCTCCCCCTCGCAGGCCATCGCCCCCTCGCAGAAtgcccccacctccccccatgTGGCGCCGTACCCCACCGCGCATGAGGAGACG ATCTCGGTCACCAAGAAGACGCTCCCCAGTGCGCAGACGTTCTCGCTCCAGGTCCCCAGGGCGCAGGCGTCATCGTTCTCGCTCCAGCTCCAACTCTTCACGGTAG